A single region of the Metarhizium brunneum chromosome 6, complete sequence genome encodes:
- the syj1 gene encoding Inositol-1,4,5-trisphosphate 5-phosphatase 1 produces the protein MDHTQSSWAAQASAPEKSSELYIRDSPYRSIAIVSSSHALVLRYSSSASSDTPQNGSVTSLHSIKSRGGVDSHAAKCMVEFAPISSQLLKDYRPLSLMPVYGTLGLISANGEVFLSVITRAKRAATVRPGETVEKIATVDFYCLSSANYDDVVPLESQEPDFSDTMSTYSSQSGYGQSLSRREVAVEHPCHELRKLLSNGSFYYSTDFDVTNRLQDRSINPNSFDIDNFDDTYLWNSFMIRPLVEFRSRLMPPEREALDSSRILTSAIRGFCMTVTIPQSASPLREPRNGMPSYMSLISRLSCRRAGTRFNSRGIDDDGYVANFVETETIFCSPAGTLFSYVQVRGSVPVFWEQAADLLPGRQKITITRSPEGTQPAFNKHFEDLEHIYGAVHIINLLSDTKPAEVELSTLYRNAIRHSPYSQSSGVSAEHALLRETHYDFHAETKGPAGYEAAKDIRRYIEGSTDGFAYFLAEKTDDPADRTGGTNNGRMVVVLQQDGVFRTNCLDCLDRTNLIQTLISQMAVESFLAHRSDYAASDFWMRHSSLWADNGDSLSKIYAGTGALKSSFTRHGKMSLAGAMADVRKSVQRIYHNNFVDPSRQVTIDMLLGRLMGQAPVHLFDPISDFVSIELSKRSDEFTSSENITIWTGTFNLNGRTDGIGHDLSPWLFGPSPGVEQPDIYVVAFQEIVELSPQQIMNSDPSIKHLWEEAVKRTLNDRQARLGRDKYVLLRSGQLVGAALCIFVKTSILKNIKNVEGSVKKTGLSGMAGNKGAVAIRFDYANTQICFVTAHLAAGFSNYDERNRDYTTIHHGLRFQRNRGIEDHDAIIWMGDFNYRIGLGLEAAKALVKKQDLETLYENDQLNLQMVAGLSFPFYSEARINFMPTYKFDVGSDTYDSSEKARIPAWTDRILRKGANLRQTSYNSAPLRFSDHRPVYATFECRVNIVDERKRQNISLELYQRRKADVGDPTAHLGDGEESDDEDLIGYDSIEPGLPPASSDRQKWWLENRQPARAQVAAPNGRDGLPMALNPNRPSNPFGQSEEPDWVSVPRSSTGYSSISSSPYEKVSLPKAMAERAAAVSRKQIPIPHEPSKLPAKVGRLRLDDEQSISSQSDTGISATPPPPPPPRRQTASSRPNTSVSTATTQAFGLDRTQTLPALPTTPRSASVASQAPQVSQLSQQLAGKAGKPPPPVGKKPAHLAAGSPLSKTTTGSTVSTSARSEDATPARPARPASTTSQVSQHALLARKAVAVAPQQTAAESQSATAIVGGGQGGARNSKGPAGTAGHANGFKPPLPSRHGQEAAGSSASVDLLDSTDDDGGEGIGGWEALQPSSKQ, from the exons ATGGACCACACACAAAGCTCATGGGCTGCGCAGGCTTCCGCCCCCGAGAAATCGAGTGAACTCTACATAAGGGACTCTCCCTATCGATCGATTGCCATCGTGTCCTCGTCCCATGCCCTGGTATTGCGATATAGCTCGTCGGCGAGCAGCGACACACCTCAAAATGGATCGGTAACCTCTCTCCATTCCATCAAGTCTCGTGGCGGCGTAGACTCCCATGCTGCGAAGTGCATGGTGGAATTTGCCCCTATATCGAGCCAACTGTTGAAGGACTACCGCCCGCTGAGCCTTATGCCCGTGTATGGTACACTGGGTCTTATTTCTGCCAACGGCGAAGTGTTCTTGTCAGTCATCACTCGGGCCAAGAGAGCTGCTACTGTTCGACCGGGAGAGACTGTGGAAAAGATTGCAACTGTGGATTTCTACTGTCTGAGCAGCGCAAACTATGACGATGTTGTGCCGTTGGAATCCCAGGAGCCAGACTTCTCGGATACCATGTCGACATATAGCAGTCAGTCTGGATATGGCCAAAGCCTCAGTCGCCGGGAGGTTGCTGTGGAACACCCTTGCCATGAGCTGCGAAAGCTGCTGAGCAATGGCTCATTCTATTATAGTACCGATTTTGATGTGACAAACAGGCTACAAGATAG ATCTATTAACCCCAATTCATTCGACATTGACAATTTTGATGACACATACCTGTGGAATTCGTTCATGATTCGCCCACTTGTCGAGTTTCGATCTCGCCTCATGCCTCCAGAACGAGAGGCCTTGGACTCTTCGCGAATCCTCACGTCTGCTATCCGTGGATTCTGTATGACGGTGACTATTCCTCAGAGTGCATCTCCCTTGCGTGAACCAAGGAATGGAATGCCATCCTACATGAGCCTCATCTCGCGGCTGTCATGCAGAAGAGCCGGAACCCGCTTTAACTCTAGAGgcattgatgacgatgggtATGTAGCAAACTTTGTGGAGACTGAAACGATATTCTGCAGCCCAGCGGGCACACTATTCTCCTATGTCCAGGTTCGAGGCTCGGTACCCGTGTTCTGGGAACAAGCTGCAGACCTTCTTCCTGGCAGACAGAAAATCACCATTACTAGATCACCCGAAGGAACGCAACCTGCCTTCAACAAGCATTTCGAAGACCTGGAGCACATATACGGTGCAGTCCACATCATAAACTTGCTGAGCGACACGAAACCCGCAGAAGTTGAACTGTCGACACTGTACCGCAACGCTATTCGACACTCTCCATACAGCCAGTCCAGCGGTGTCTCAGCTGAGCATGCTTTGCTTCGCGAGACGCATTATGATTTTCATGCGGAAACAAAAGGTCCGGCGGGCTATGAAGCCGCGAAAGATATTCGCCGGTATATCGAAGGGTCAACAGACGGGTTTGCATACTTTCTTGCTGAGAAAACAGATGACCCGGCTGATAGGACCGGCGGGACCAACAACGGCCGCATGGTGGTTGTATTGCAACAGGACGGTGTGTTCCGCACCAACTGCCTGGATTGTTTGGACCGGACGAACTTGATCCAGACACTGATTTCACAAATGGCCGTGGAGTCGTTCCTGGCTCACCGAAGCGACTACGCGGCATCTGACTTTTGGATGAGGCACTCTAGCCTCTGGGCAGACAATGGCGACTCTTTATCCAAAATCTACGCGGGGACCGGCGCCCTGAAATCTTCCTTCACACGTCATGGCAAGATGTCCCTGGCCGGTGCCATGGCCGATGTGCGCAAGTCGGTGCAGCGCATTTACCATAACAACTTTGTCGACCCTTCGCGGCAAGTGACGATTGACATGTTGCTCGGCCGCCTTATGGGTCAGGCTCCAGTGCATTTGTTCGACCCCATCAGCGATTTTGTTTCCATTGAACTCTCCAAGCGGAGCGATGAATTCACATCGTCAGAAAACATCACCATATGGACCGGTACATTCAACCTGAACGGCCGCACAGACGGCATAGGCCACGACTTGTCGCCCTGGCTGTTTGGCCCCTCACCAGGCGTCGAGCAACCCGACATCTATGTGGTTGCCTTTCAAGAAATCGTTGAGCTAAGCCCTCAGCAAATTATGAACAGCGACCCTTCAATAAAACATCTATGGGAAGAAGCCGTCAAGCGCACGTTGAACGATAGGCAAGCCAGACTTGGAAGGGACAAATACGTCCTCTTGCGAAGTGGACAACTCGTCGGGGCCGCTCTATGCATTTTTGTAAAGACGTCCATCTTGAAGAACATTAAAAATGTCGAGGGAAGCGTCAAAAAAACCGGTCTTTCAGGTATGGCTGGAAACAAGGGAGCCGTGGCGATTCGATTCGATTACGCCAATACGCAAATTTGCTTTGTCACGGCGCATTTGGCAGCCGGGTTTTCAAACTACGATGAGAGGAACAGGGATTACACGACGATTCACCATGGGTTGCGATTTCAACGTAATCGAGGGATTGAAGATCACG ACGCCATCATTTGGATGGGTGACTTCAACTATCGCATTGGACTAGGCTTAGAAGCCGCAAAGGCTCTAGTCAAAAAGCAAGATCTAGAGACACTCTACGAAAATGACCAGCTCAACTTACAGATGGTTGCTGGCTTATCGTTCCCATTCTACTCGGAGGCTCGGATCAATTTTATGCCCACGTACAAATTCGACGTCGGTTCAGACACCTATGACAGCTC TGAAAAGGCACGAATTCCAGCATGGACAGACCGCATCCTCAGAAAAGGCGCTAATCTCCGCCAAACCTCGTACAATTCCGCACCGCTCAGATTCTCCGACCACCGCCCGGTATATGCTACGTTTGAATGCAGAGTCAACATTGTTGACGAGAGAAAACGCCAAAATATCAGCCTCGAGCTGTACCAGCGCCGCAAAGCAGACGTAGGCGACCCCACGGCCCATCTGGGCGACGGCGAAGAATCAGATGATGAGGACCTTATTGGGTATGATTCCATTGAGCCCGGTCTTCCGCCCGCGAGTTCAGACCGCCAGAAATGGTGGCTGGAGAACAGACAACCGGCGCGGGCGCAAGTGGCAGCGCCGAATGGTCGCGACGGTCTCCCAATGGCCCTGAATCCGAACCGGCCGTCGAATCCGTTTGGCCAGAGTGAAGAGCCTGACTGGGTGTCGGTGCCAAGGTCTTCGACTGGATATTCTAGTATATCGAGCTCGCCGTATGAGAAGGTGTCGTTGCCAAAAGCGATGGCGGAACGGGCTGCGGCAGTGTCGAGGAAACAGATTCCGATACCACATGAGCCTTCTAAGCTGCCCGCGAAGGTGGGACGCTTGCGACTAGATGATGAGCAGAGCATTAGCAGTCAGTCTGACACAGGCATATCCGcaacaccaccgccgccgccaccgcctcgacgacaaaCGGCAAGTTCGAGACCAAACACATCTGTCTCTACTGCTACAACGCAGGCCTTCGGTTTGGATAGAACTCAGACTCTACCGGCATTGCCCACAACACCGCGTTCCGCATCGGTAGCTTCACAAGCACCACAAGTATCACAGCTGTCGCAACAACTTGCAGGCAAAGCCGGCAAGCCTCCCCCGCCAGTgggcaagaagcccgccCATCTGGCCGCAGGCTCACCACTCTCGAAGACAACAACTGGTTCAACAGTAAGCACGTCTGCACGAAGCGAGGACGCCACGCCTGCTCGCCCTGCACGGCCGGCGTCTACCACATCACAGGTGAGTCA
- the prp39 gene encoding Pre-mRNA-processing factor 39: MSEFAPFGGSDEEYASVRKHQAEVEADPDNFESWENYIKSSETLDGGLNRNSSPQALATFREAYDRFLHKFPLLFGYWKKYADMEFNIAGPESAEMVYERGCACITNSVDLWTDYCSFKMETTHDPQIVRDLFERGASLVGLDFLAHPFWDKYIEYEERQEAQDRIYAIHARVIRIPMHQYARYYERFRNLAHTRPLSEVVPADVLSRFQAEVEAESAAQGGGARPELEIERDIRAKIDAMYYEVFTATQQEVSKRWTYESEIKRPYFHVTELEHSQLNNWRKYLDFEEAEGDFDRAVSLYERCLVTCAFYDEFWFRYARWMAAQDGKDEETRHIYIRASIFVPISRPGIRMQWAYLEESCGRIDVAIDIHAAILMKLPDCVEVVVSWAHLQRRQNGLEAAVQVYRDQIDAPTVDLYTKAALVAEWAQLLWKVKGSAEDARAVFLKNSQWYGDSLVFWEKWFAFELDQSATGEEEKDTAERIKSVFDEFRTKSKLSGSVKQELARVYMNYLVQRGGKDAMTIFLEVDRDMFGPASISKSTIASKENGTTGGELDEASRRKAEARLFAFYETHTEPNTAAQGPADFN, from the exons ATGAGTGAATTCGCTCCCTTCGGCGGCTCTGACGAAGAGTACGCTTCGGTGCGCAAGCACCAAGCTGAGGTG GAAGCGGACCCCGATAACTTTGAAAGCTGGGAAAATTATATCAAGTCTAGCGAGACTCTAGATGGCGGATTAAATCGCAATTCAAGCCCCCAGGCGCTGGCTACGTTTCGCGAAGCCTACGATCGTTTCCTGCATAAGTTCCCCCTGCTGTTTGGGTACTGGAAGAAATATGCGGATATGGAATTCAATATTGCTGGGCCAGAGTCAGCAGAGATG GTCTATGAACGAGGCTGTGCTTGCATTACCAACTCCGTCGACTTGTGGACCGACTATTGTTCCTTCAAAATGGAAACGACACACGACCCCCAGATTGTCCGAGA CCTTTTTGAACGTGGAGCAAGCCTAGTTGGTCTCGATTTCCTTGCCCATCCTTTCTGGGACAAATATATTGAGTATGAAGAGCGGCAAGAAGCACAAGATCGAATTTATGCTATCCATGCTCGAGTAATTCGGATTCCAATGCACCAGTATGCTCGCTATTACGAACGTTTTCGCAATCTTGCTCACACTCGGCCGTTGTCTGAGGTTGTGCCGGCTGATGTTCTCAGCCGGTTCCAGGCCGAGGTCGAGGCAGAATCAGCAGCCCAGGGTGGTGGTGCACGGCCCGAGCTGGAGATAGAACGGGACATTCGAGCCAAGATTGACGCCATGTACTACGAAGTCTTTACGGCTACTCAGCAGGAGGTTTCTAAAAGGTGGACCTATGAGTCGGAGATTAAACGACCCTATTTCCACGTCACCGAACTGGAGCATTCTCAGCTCAACAACTGGCGCAAGTATCTGGATTTTGAGGAAGCCGAAGGGGACTTCGACCGCGCAGTCTCATTGTACGAGCGATGCTTGGTGACGTGTGCCTTTTACGACGAGTTTTGGTTCCGATATGCTCGATGGATGGCTGCACAAGACGGTAAGGACGAGGAGACACGGCACATCTACATTCGAGCATCGATTTTCGTACCGATTAGCAGGCCCGGTATCCGGATGCAGTGGGCTTACTTGGAGGAGAGCTGTGGCAGAATTGACGTCGCCATAGATATTCATGCAGCGATTCTTATGAAGTTGCCAGATTGCGTCGAAGTGGTTGTCTCATGGGCCCATCTGCAACGTCGTCAAAATGGACTTGAAGCTGCTGTTCAGGTGTACCGAGACCAGATTGATGCGCCAACGGTAGATCTGTATACCAAGGCTGCTTTGGTGGCAGAATGGGCTCAGTTATTGTGGAAAGTCAAAGGTTCAGCCGAGGATGCTAGAGCTGTGTTTCTCAAAAACTCGCAGTGGTACGGCGACAGTCTTGTTTTTTGGGAGAAATGGTTTGCGTTTGAGTTGGACCAGTCTGCAactggcgaggaagaaaaggataCCGCCGAACGCATTAAGAGCGTGTTTGATGAGTTCCGCACGAAGAGCAAATTATCTGGGAGTGTCAAGCAGGAATTGGCTAGAGTCTACATGAACTACCTTGTCCAACGAGGTGGTAAGGACGCCATGACAATTTTCTTGGAAGTGGACCGAGACATGTTTGG ACCTGCCTCAATATCCAAGTCGACTATAGCTTCCAAGGAGAATGGCACCACTGGCGGCGAGTTGGACGAAGCAAGCAGACGAAAGGCAGAAGCGAGGCTGTTTGCGTTTTACGAAACCCACACTGAGCCTAATACCGCAGCACAGGGTCCCGCAGACTTCAATTAA
- the mx1_1 gene encoding Interferon-induced GTP-binding protein Mx1 yields the protein MVGKGGTQSGKSLTSPDRLHKIDQLREKNVGTHMPLPQLVVVGDQSSGKSSLLESLTGIPFPNGQGLCTRYATQITHRRDNVEDITIRIIPGPDSTDEDVARLSGYHRSVKNTDELLVQFESILIEINAAMGIKTKLNSGGKKTFSQDVLKIEKCGPTEDYLTVIDVPGIFRNTEEGVTTERDKSLVLDMVKGYIEQERTIILAVLPSTVDIMTQEILNLSEKYDKSGERTLGVLTKPDLLTERSTKSVICDLVNGKKRPLNLGYYVVRNRGADEDSQDGLLSQRREDMFKEEPWCHLPPERVGIVALRARLQELLGQITDRAFPKLRTEAKKLLADCNKSLEALGYSRQTEREQQQYLCEIAAQFQRTVRDALEANYSSQSVFENKELRLITQIINITDEFNTDFTNTSHSRCFQNEDEDEDDEDESAEEATEHEEHPNQDLDPSKFPELDDLIDVDWAPTPPEGDILKWIKRTYQGSRGVELGTFGPGLLSSAFREQSTNWGPLTKAYLGKVILVVHRFILRVLGLSCSDTKVLEEIKSLITSELLDRYQAGMEQAMLLVSLERDRKPYTLNSAFNTELHGSRSQRVFDPLKNKAKIPYNHNIKYVALDDIETVVTNKSNLQNAHEDIHDILESYYKVARERFVDNVYRQAIDYCLLTGPMSPLLLFTEKWVLSFDEEKLNCVAGESLLVREKREQLTKKIQDLKSALKILR from the exons ATGGTGGGAAAAGGAGGCACGCAAAGCGGCAAGTCGCTTACAAGTCCCGATCGTCTTCATAAGATTGATCAGCTAAGGGAGAAGAATGTTGGGACGCACATGCCTCTGCCACAACTTGTGGTCGTAGGTGATCAAAGTTCCGGCAAGTCTTCTCTTTTAGAAAGTCTAACTGGGATCCCTTTCCCGAATGGTCAAGGTCTGTGTACGCGATATGCAACGCAGATTACGCACCGTCGCGATAATGTGGAGGATATCACCATACGTATCATTCCTGGTCCTGACTCTACTGATGAAGACGTGGCTCGCTTGTCGGGTTATCATCGCAGCGTGAAAAACACTGATGAATTGCTTGTTCAGTTCGAGTCAATTTTGATCGAG ATTAATGCCGCCATGGGGATCAAGACCAAGTTGAACTCGGGGGGCAAGAAGACTTTCAGCCAGGATGTGTTGAAGATCGAAAAATGTGGCCCCACGGAGGATTATCTGACCGTCATCGATGTTCCTGGAATATTTCGTAACACTGAAGAAGGCGTTACAACCGAGAGGGACAAGTCGCTTGTTCTTGACATGGTCAAGGGCTACATTGAGCAAGAAAGGACCATCATTCTCGCCGTTCTCCCAAGCACTGTTGACATTATGACGCAAGAAATCCTCAACTTGTCCGAGAAATATGACAAATCTGGAGAGCGAACGTTGGGTGTGCTCACCAAGCCTGACTTGCTGACTGAACGCAGCACTAAATCTGTGATCTGCGACTTGGTCaatggaaagaaaaggccaCTGAACCTGGGTTATTATGTCGTGAGAAACCGGGGTGCAGACGAGGACAGCCAGGATGGCTTACTTTCCCAACGAAGGGAGGACATGTTCAAGGAAGAGCCTTGGTGTCATCTTCCGCCTGAGCGAGTTGGGATAGTTGCGCTGCGGGCACGTTTGCAAGAGCTTTTGGGTCAAATCACTGACCGAGCTTTTCCCAAGCTTCGGACTGAGGCCAAAAAGTTGCTCGCCGATTGCAACAAGTCACTTGAAGCCCTCGGGTACTCTAGACAAACGGAGCgtgagcagcagcaatacCTTTGTGAAATTGCCGCTCAGTTTCAAAGAACTGTACGCGATGCTCTAGAGGCCAACTATTCGTCTCAAAGTGTGTTTGAAAACAAGGAATTACGTCTCATAACACAGATCATCAACATTACAGACGAGTTCAACACCGATTTCACAAACACTTCCCACTCCCGCTGTTTTCAgaatgaggatgaggatgaggatgatgaggatgagtcAGCCGAGGAGGCGACGGAGCACGAGGAGCATCCTAACCAGGACCTTGATCCCTCAAAATTCCCCGAGCTGGATGATTTGATCGATGTTGATTGGGCTCCTACACCTCCTGAGGGGGACATATTGAAATGGATCAAGCGCACATACCAGGGATCTCGTGGCGTCGAGCTCGGCACATTTGGCCCTGGTCTTCTCTCGAGTGCATTTCGAGAGCAGTCTACAAATTGGGGCCCATTGACCAAAGCTTATCTTGGCAAAGTCATTCTTGTCGTCCATCGCTTCATTCTACGAGTTCTTGGACTGAGTTGCTCAGACACAAAGGTTCTTGAAGAGATCAAGTCTCTTATCACGTCTGAGCTTCTGGACCGATACCAAGCTGGGATGGAGCAGGCGATGCTCCTTGTGAGCCTTGAGAGGGATAGGAAGCCCTACACGCTGAACAGCGCGTTCAATACTGAGCTTCATGGATCTCGCAGCCAGCGCGTTTTCGATCCGCTTAAGAATAAAGCCAAAATTCCTTACAACCATAACATCAAATATGTGGCTCTCGACGACATCGAGACCGTTGTAACAAATAAATCGAATTTGCAGAACGCCCACGAAGACATACACGATATCTTAGAGTCATACTACAAAGTTGCTCGAGAACGATTCGTTGACAATGTTTACCGTCAAGCGATCGACTATTGCTTGTTGACTGGGCCGATGagcccgctgctgctctttACGGAGAAATGGGTTCTCAGTTTTGACGAGGAGAAACTCAACTGCGTCGCAGGAGAGTCCCTCTTGGTCCGAGAGAAGCGAGAACAGCTGACGAAGAAGATCCAGGATCTCAAGAGTGCCTTGAAAATCCTCCGCTAA
- the CCP1 gene encoding Cytochrome c peroxidase, whose protein sequence is MASATRQFARVATRTAARNAFAVAPRQAFRQQGRRWYSSEPAPQKGSSTWLYLTGAAAAGGLGFWYYTASGSPSAASSKIVNPTKEDYQKVYDEIASRLEEKDDYDDGSFGPVLLRLAWHASGTFDKETGTGGSNGATMRFAPESDHGANAGLVAARNFLEPVKAKFPWITHSDLWILGGVCAVQEMQGPYIPYRPGRSDRDVSACTPDGRLPDATQGSDHLRNIFYRMGFNDQEIVALSGAHALGRCHTDRSGFSGPWTFSPTILTNDFYRLLVEEKWQWKKWNGPKQYEDKTTQTLMMLPTDMVLVQDKKFKPWTEKYAKDNDLFFKDFSAVVTKLFELGVPFAEGTENQRWNMKPTWDESK, encoded by the exons ATGGCTTCCGCTACTCGTCAATTTGCCCGCGTGGCAACCCGAACCGCTGCCCGTaacgcctttgccgtcgctcCTCGCCAGGCTTTTCGCCAGCAGGGTCGCCGGTGGTACTCCTCTGAGCCTGCTCCTCAGAAGGGGTCTTCCACCTGGTTGTACCTGActggtgctgccgccgcgggtGGTCTCGGATTCTGGTACTACACTGCTTCTGGCTCCCcttccgccgcctccagcaAAATCGTCAATCCCACCAAGGAGGACTACCAGAAGGTCTATGACGAGATTGCCAGCCGCCTCGAAGAAAAGGACGACTATGATGACGGTAGCTTCGGTCCTGTGCTGCTCCGTCTCGCTTGGCACGCCAGCGGTACCTTTGATAAGGAAACCGGCACTGGTGGTAGCAACGGTGCCACTATGCGCTTTGCCCCCGAGTCTGACCACGGTGCCAATGCTGGTCTGGTTGCTGCTCGCAACTTCCTAGAGCCTGTCAAGG CCAAATTCCCCTGGATAACCCACTCTGATCTCTGGATCCTCGGCGGTGTCTGCGCCGTCCAGGAGATGCAGGGTCCCTACATCCCCTACCGCCCTGGCCGTTCTGACCGTGATGTCTCTGCCTGCACTCCTGACGGTCGTCTCCCCGATGCCACCCAGGGCTCCGACCACCTCCGCAACATTTTCTACCGTATGGGCTTCAACGACCAAGAGATTGTTGCCCTCTCTGGCGCCCACGCCCTCGGCCGCTGCCACACTGACCGCTCTGGATTCTCTGGTCCCTGGACTTTCTCTCCTACCATCCTGACCAACGATTTCTACCGTCTGCTAGTTGAGGAGAAGTGGCAGTGGAAGAAGTGGAACGGGCCCAAGCAG tacgaggacaagaccacccAGACCCTCATGATGCTTCCCACCGACATGGTCCTCGTCCAGGACAAGAAGTTCAAGCCCTGGACCGAAAAGTATGCCAAGGACAACGACTTGTTCTTCAAGGACTTCTCCGCCGTTGTTACCAAGCTGTTTGAGCTGGGTGTTCCCTTTGCCGAAGGCACCGAGAACCAGCGATGGAACATGAAGCCCACTTGGGACGAGTCCAAATAA
- the sed3_1 gene encoding Tripeptidyl-peptidase sed3, producing MLLLGTLGALVAFSSPTVAIPASKVSIVQKISNAPQGWTKHGAQVDKTTSMVKLRFHLTQPRISEFHDLAMKIATPGNELYGKHLSKEEADKFLAPKPESVQAVQEWLRGEGLGDHAEVDGSGDNILVHASVADAEKLLHAEYDPFVAQDSGEVIMRTLQYSLPDNLKQHIDVVQPTTYFGVKSVRLTQISLQNNNTPSTQASCKNSNPACLSDLYSYGSAKAYSNGRMGIAGFIGQFASKSDLATFMSKQATQNNTDQSFSCVSINDGGCPENNPGVEANLDTQYARAITEKIPNVFYSTGGSPPTNGSVPDNEPYLEFLNFFLGLSDEDLPNTISISYGDVEYTVPNDYATKCCDLFCKLGARGVSVLVSSGDSGVGGSCPGGKFETSFPAACPWVTTVGGTDGTGPEKAWSGSGGGFSEIFAQPSYQADTVHQWLKNDQTHQSQDPYFNSSGRAYPDVSALATNYPIVVNGSTFGVMGTSASAPVFASIIQLISSDRLSNGKKPLGFLNPWLYSSAASALTDITNGSNSGCANINGKGFQAVQGWDPVTGLGTPNFEKLLKVSQST from the exons ATGCTTCTTCTAGGGACACTCGGGGCCCTCGTGGCCTTTTCCTCACCTACCGTCGCGATCCCGGCTTCCAAAGTCAGCATTGTCCAGAAAATCTCCAACGCTCCTCAAGGATGGACCAAGCATGGTGCCCAAGTCGACAAGACCACTTCTATGGTGAAATTGCGCTTTCACTTGACACAGCCGCGCATTTCAGAGTTTCACGACTTGGCCATGAAG ATTGCCACTCCTGGCAACGAGTTGTACGGAAAGCATCTCTCCAAGGAGGAGGCAGACAAGTTCCTGGCACCCAAGCCTGAGTCTGTCCAGGCCGTCCAAGAATGGCTCAGAGGCGAAGGTCTAGGTGACCACGCAGAGGTTGATGGCTCGGGTGACAACATCCTCGTCCATGCCAGTGTTGCCGATGCTGAAAAGTTGCTCCACGCTGAATACGACCCGTTCG TTGCACAAGATTCTGGAGAGGTCATCATGAGAACGCTCCAATACAGCCTTCCAGATAATCTCAAGCAACACATTGACGTCGTCCAGCCCACGACCTATTTTGGCGTGAAATCCGTCCGTCTCACACAGATCTCCCTCCAAAACAACAATACTCCATCCACCCAAGCTTCGTGCAAAAATAGCAACCCGGCTTGTTTGTCTGACCTGTATAGCTACGGCAGTGCCAAGGCTTACTCCAACGGGCGCATGGGAATCGCCGGCTTCATTGGCCAGTTTGCCAGCAAGTCTGACTTGGCCACGTTCATGAGCAAGCAAGCTACGCAGAACAACACAGACCAGAGTTTCTCCTGCGTTTCCATCAACGACGGTGGTTGTCCTGAGAACAACCCGGGCGTTGAAGCCAATCTAGATACACAATATGCTCGGGCTATTACAGAGAAAATCCCCAACGTGTTCTACAGCACTGGAGGCTCACCACCCACCAACGGCAGCGTCCCCGATAATGAGCCATACCTTGaatttttaaactttttcCTCGGCCTATCCGATGAGGACCTCCCCAACACCATCTCTATTTCCTATGGCGACGTCGAATACACCGTACCAAACGACTACGCCACCAAATGCTGCGACTTGTTCTGCAAACTCGGCGCCCGTGGTGTCTCCGTCCTTGTTTCCTCCGGAGACTCCGGCGTGGGCGGTAGCTGCCCGGGAGGGAAATTCGAAACCTCATTCCCAGCGGCCTGCCCCTGGGTGACCACCGTCGGTGGCACAGACGGCACCGGACCTGAAAAAGCCTGGTCTGGCTCGGGAGGTGGCTTCTCCGAGATTTTTGCCCAGCCCAGCTATCAGGCCGATACTGTACACCAGTGGCTGAAGAATGACCAGACGCACCAGAGCCAGGATCCGTACTTTAACAGCTCTGGCCGGGCGTACCCCGATGTTTCTGCCCTTGCTACCAATTATCCGATTGTCGTGAACGGAAGCACTTTTGGTGTTATGGGCACGAGTGCTTCAGCTCCCGTGTTTGCCAGCATTATCCAGCTGATAAGCAGTGATCGCTTGTCGAATGGTAAGAAGCCTCTGGGATTCTTGAACCCGTGGCTGTATAGCTCTGCTGCGTCTGCATTGACGGACATTACGAACGGTTCGAATAGCGGGTGCGCAAACATCAATGGAAAGGGATTCCAGGCTGTTCAG GGGTGGGATCCCGTTACTGGTCTTGGTACGCCCAACTTTGAGAAGTTGTTGAAAGTTTCGCAGAGCACATGA